GAGGCGTCCGGCTTCGCGGCGGCGGATCCGGGACTCTTCGCCGGCTGCGTCTGGGTGCTCTGCCTGGAGCCGCACGACACCGGCCTCGACGACTGGCTCACCCTGGCCCGGCTCTACACCGCGCTGGGCGCCCGGGTGCTGCCGATCACCGCCGCCGAGCACGACAACGCGGTCGCCTCGATCAGCCACGTGCCGCATCTGCTGGCCGCCGCGCTGGCCGGCACTCTGGAGAGCCCGCTGAACGCGGCGCTGGCGGCCGGCTCGTTCCGGGACGGCACCCGGGTCGCGGCCACCCGTCCGGAGCTGACCGCGGCGATGTGCGGGGGCAACGCCGGCGAGGTGCTCGGCGAGCTGCGCCGGGTGATCGACAGCCTCGAGCGGATGCGCGACGCGCTGGAGTCCGGCGACCCGGTGCGGGCGCTGGTCCCCCATCTGCGCCGCCCCGCTCAGCTGCGCCGGACCTGGCCGCCGGCGGCCGGCGTCGCGGACCGGATCACCGCGGACGCCGGGGCGCTACTGGGGCTGGGCCGGGCCGGCGGCTGGGTCACCGAGGTTCACGATGACGGACTCACGACAATGCGGCCGGGAACTGACCTCTATCGGGCCTAGCGTTGTCGCCGACGACGAGAACTCGTGAAGGAGTCGGCATGCCCGGTCAGGTCGGACCCATCAGCAACGAGCAGGAGGGCCTGCTCGCCTACCTCGCCCAGATGCGTTACCAGCTCCGGCTGACCGCTTACGGCCTCACCCCGGAGCAGCTCCGGGCCACGCCGAGCGCCAGCACCCTGAGCGTCGGTGGCCTGATCAAGCACTGCGCCGCCACCGAGGAGGGCTGGATCGCCACCGTCCGGGGCAGCGATCAGAAACCGGACTTCGCCAAGTACCAGGAGAACTTCGCGCTGGCCGAGGGCGAGACGATCGACGAGCTGTTCGCCCGCTACGACCGGATCGCCGAGGAGACCGAGAAGACCGTCACCGAGCTCGACGACCTGGGTCACCGCATCCCGGTCGACAAGTCGGTGCCGTGGAACCGGCCCGACCTCGACCACTTCACCCTGCGCTGGATCCTGCTGCACCTGATCCAGGAGACCGCCCGGCACACCGGGCACGCCGACATCGTCCGGGAGAGCATCGACGGCGCCACCGCGTTCCCGCTGATGGCGGCCGCCGAGGGCTGGCCGGACACCCCCTGGCTCAAGGCCTGGGTCGCTCCGCACGATCGAGCCTGATCACCCGGCGGTCGGTGACGATCGCCGTCACCAGGTCGGCCGGGGTAACGTCGAAGGCCGGGTTGACCGCGTCGCTCCACGCGGTCACCTCGGCCGCCCCGCGATCCTCGATCTCCACGTGAGCGCCGGTCGGCGTCGCCTCGTCGACCGTCGACTCCGGGGCCACCACCAGGAACGGGATTCCGGCCCGGCGGGCGCCGAGGGCGTGCGCGTAACTGCCGATCTTGTTGATCACGTCGCCGTTCGCGCAGATCCGGTCGGCGCCCAGGATCACCGCGTCCACCTCGCCGCGGGCCATCAGGAACGGCCCGGCCGAGTCGACAGCGACCCGGTGCGGGACACCCCACTGGGTCAGCTCCCAGGAGGTCAGCCGGGCGCCCTGCAGCAGCGGCCGGGTCTCGCTGGCGATCACACCGGTCAGCCGGCCGCGCCGGTGCAGCTCGCCGACCACGCCCAGCGCGGTGCCGATGGTCACCGCGCACAGCCC
This window of the Actinoplanes oblitus genome carries:
- a CDS encoding prephenate dehydrogenase, which translates into the protein MHIAVIGLGLIGGSLLRALVAAGHEVTGYDADPATRELARAAGHDIRESAPEATAGTEVAVLAVPLPAMPRVLADLAGYPGLLTDVTSVKGPVRELAAGRRFVGGHPMAGTEASGFAAADPGLFAGCVWVLCLEPHDTGLDDWLTLARLYTALGARVLPITAAEHDNAVASISHVPHLLAAALAGTLESPLNAALAAGSFRDGTRVAATRPELTAAMCGGNAGEVLGELRRVIDSLERMRDALESGDPVRALVPHLRRPAQLRRTWPPAAGVADRITADAGALLGLGRAGGWVTEVHDDGLTTMRPGTDLYRA
- a CDS encoding DinB family protein, whose amino-acid sequence is MPGQVGPISNEQEGLLAYLAQMRYQLRLTAYGLTPEQLRATPSASTLSVGGLIKHCAATEEGWIATVRGSDQKPDFAKYQENFALAEGETIDELFARYDRIAEETEKTVTELDDLGHRIPVDKSVPWNRPDLDHFTLRWILLHLIQETARHTGHADIVRESIDGATAFPLMAAAEGWPDTPWLKAWVAPHDRA
- the mtnA gene encoding S-methyl-5-thioribose-1-phosphate isomerase, translated to MRTIDWVDGAVEIIDQTALPGDLRVLRLHTVGELIAAIQSLAVRGAPALGVAGAFGVALAARVHADDPGALRQAVQRIETARPTAVNLARGAQRAANLLPWGPDAVLAEACAIRDEEIAASQSMAFRGADLVTELCGPHARLLTHCNTGGLCAVTIGTALGVVGELHRRGRLTGVIASETRPLLQGARLTSWELTQWGVPHRVAVDSAGPFLMARGEVDAVILGADRICANGDVINKIGSYAHALGARRAGIPFLVVAPESTVDEATPTGAHVEIEDRGAAEVTAWSDAVNPAFDVTPADLVTAIVTDRRVIRLDRAERPRP